The stretch of DNA GACTACTGGGAGGAACGGGCCGAGAAGGTCCTCTCCCATTTTCATTACACTTACCCGGATGAAATTAACATCTATGACATCTGTTGGCGATACGGCATCCGGATACTGCCTCTGGACTCCCCTTTCATGGACGAATCCGTTGAATGGGAAGCCATACATAACCTGAAATCGTTCTCAGTCCCTAAGAATCGTGGAAGACGTGGGACTATCTTTATTCGTGAAGGGCTGAATGAAATTGAGAAGAAGCTGCTGGCGGCCGAGGAGTTCTGTCATCTGTACGCCCACCACTCCCCTCAGTTAAGCGTTGACGAGTATCAGCTGGCCAAGGTCGAAGGACAGGCCAAACGCATGGCAGCCTATCTCCTGATGCCCCAGCACTTTATTAACCGGGTGTATGATGCAGCGCTGGATGAAGCTGTATTGATCAGTGACATTGCGGATTACTTCTTGGTATCTGAGGAGTTTGCGCATTATCGGTTGGAGTTGATTTTTCGGCATAAGGTGGATGGGTTTGCTGCTTGGCGGGGGAAGTTGGGGACGTTAGAGTGGATTGATTAAAAAGTCGGAGGGAATAGTCATGATATCAGTAAACAGTATAGTAGTAAATAGCGCCATTATACATCGCTTAAATAACCGAGAAATAGACGGTTTAGCATTATCTGATTTCAATTTAGATTTAAACGAGGAATTTAAACAAGTTTTATCAACACATTCTACTAATAGTTTAGAAGACAAAAACGTTAGATATGCAAAATTTAACAATCCGTCCGTAAATGAAGTTTATAACCTAACAACATCATTTTTTTCGAGTCGTCATAATTTCATAGATTACTCCCATTTGATAGCGACAAGGTTATTTTCATTTATGACAAGTAAAACAATATCTCCTGGAGATCTTGTAATTTCTGATGTGAATATTAACGGAGAACGATATATGGCTATATTAAAATTAGATCACAAAGACCAATATCTTTCCAAAATTGAAACTATGGATGATAAGATGAAAATTTCTCTTGTTAAAACAGGAAATGCCTGGCCTGAAGCTGGCACAAGATTGCAAAAAGCAGCATTCATAAGAATTGATATTGATATTGAAGATGAACATAAATATGACTTGATAATGCTTGATCGACAAAACACTCAAAAGTCAATTGATGATGAAGCAGTATCTCAATTTTTTTCGACAAATTTTTTAAACGTAAAACTTATCCAAGATGAAATAACAAATACCACTTCTTTTATCAAAGGAGTTAGAGCTATAAAGGACGATAGCACATCTTTAAACATTACTGATGAAAAAGGCCTGCAAATATATAATCATGCTATAAATCTTATTAAAACTGCTCCCTTAATCAATATTGATAACTTTTTGGAAACATTTTTCAATCGAGAAACCGAGGAACATGAACATTTTAGACAAGCTAAAGAGATTTTTAAAACATATGGATTAACAAGGAATGAGTTTGAAAAATCCGATGAAGTTTCTAAGATTTTTTTAAAAAATAGACGCGTTTTCTTAGATGGTATAAGATTAACAATAGATCACAATGTATTTAATGACCCTGATAAGTTTTCCTATAAAGAAACTAAACACCCTGATGGTAAAAAAACAGTTGATATTTCAATAAAAGGTGTTGAGTTAAAAAAATTGGAGTGAGGAATATGTTAAAAAATAAAGAGTTTTTTAATATCCTACCTCAAAAAGGTCTGCAATTCAGACGAGAAGACTCCAGTGAATTACAATTCAAGATTAACTTGGATGTAGATAAGATTATCACTTATTTAGATGATTTCTATCACTTTTATAAAAGTAGCTTTGTTATTTCTTTTAGTGATTTCTCACTATCAATGCCGACAGAAAGGGACGACATCATTTCTGCATTAGGTTTAGAAGCCTCT from Bacillus sp. OxB-1 encodes:
- a CDS encoding ImmA/IrrE family metallo-endopeptidase, whose protein sequence is MQLRKPHTDYWEERAEKVLSHFHYTYPDEINIYDICWRYGIRILPLDSPFMDESVEWEAIHNLKSFSVPKNRGRRGTIFIREGLNEIEKKLLAAEEFCHLYAHHSPQLSVDEYQLAKVEGQAKRMAAYLLMPQHFINRVYDAALDEAVLISDIADYFLVSEEFAHYRLELIFRHKVDGFAAWRGKLGTLEWID
- a CDS encoding nucleoid-associated protein, coding for MISVNSIVVNSAIIHRLNNREIDGLALSDFNLDLNEEFKQVLSTHSTNSLEDKNVRYAKFNNPSVNEVYNLTTSFFSSRHNFIDYSHLIATRLFSFMTSKTISPGDLVISDVNINGERYMAILKLDHKDQYLSKIETMDDKMKISLVKTGNAWPEAGTRLQKAAFIRIDIDIEDEHKYDLIMLDRQNTQKSIDDEAVSQFFSTNFLNVKLIQDEITNTTSFIKGVRAIKDDSTSLNITDEKGLQIYNHAINLIKTAPLINIDNFLETFFNRETEEHEHFRQAKEIFKTYGLTRNEFEKSDEVSKIFLKNRRVFLDGIRLTIDHNVFNDPDKFSYKETKHPDGKKTVDISIKGVELKKLE